A genomic stretch from Magnetococcales bacterium includes:
- the rpmD gene encoding 50S ribosomal protein L30: MSATVKVKLTRSVIGHPQPQKDTVRRLGLTKMQQVRELPDNAAVRGMIAKVHHLVTIL; this comes from the coding sequence ATGAGTGCTACCGTTAAGGTTAAATTGACGCGATCCGTAATTGGCCATCCCCAACCGCAGAAGGACACCGTGCGTCGTCTGGGGCTGACCAAAATGCAGCAGGTACGTGAGCTTCCGGACAATGCGGCCGTCCGCGGCATGATTGCCAAGGTGCACCATCTGGTCACGATTCTGTAG
- the rpsD gene encoding 30S ribosomal protein S4 translates to MARYLGPKCRLCRREATKLFLKGEKCFSDKCALERRSYIPGQHGQRRRKVSDYGVHLREKQKIKRTYGLLEQQFLNTFKKASRMQGVTGENLLTLLERRLDNVVFRMGFACSRVEARQVVSQKQIRVNDDTINIPSYLVRPGDRISVAPQAKGHLRLKGSLEAASKRGFSPWVEVNVNEMSGIFRQTPARSDLPADFNENLVIELYSK, encoded by the coding sequence ATGGCTCGCTACCTTGGACCCAAATGCCGCTTATGTCGGCGCGAAGCGACCAAGCTTTTTCTGAAAGGGGAAAAGTGCTTCTCGGATAAGTGTGCCCTGGAGCGTCGCAGTTATATTCCCGGTCAGCATGGGCAGCGTCGTCGCAAAGTTTCCGACTACGGTGTGCACCTTCGGGAAAAACAGAAGATTAAGCGTACCTACGGGTTGCTTGAGCAGCAGTTTCTGAATACCTTCAAGAAAGCGTCGCGCATGCAGGGTGTTACCGGTGAAAACCTGTTGACCCTGCTGGAGCGTCGCTTGGACAACGTGGTCTTCCGGATGGGCTTTGCCTGTTCCCGGGTTGAAGCGCGTCAGGTCGTCAGCCAGAAACAGATCCGGGTGAATGATGACACCATCAATATCCCGTCCTATCTGGTTCGCCCTGGAGACCGTATCAGTGTGGCTCCGCAGGCCAAAGGGCACCTGCGCCTCAAGGGATCCCTCGAAGCCGCAAGCAAACGTGGATTCTCTCCATGGGTTGAGGTGAACGTCAACGAGATGTCGGGTATCTTCCGTCAGACTCCGGCGCGTAGCGATTTGCCTGCCGACTTCAACGAGAACCTGGTGATCGAACTGTATTCCAAGTAA
- the rpsH gene encoding 30S ribosomal protein S8, which produces MGMTDPVADMLTRIRNGQRVRKETVDVPASKLKEMVAKILLEEGYIAECATFGEGPGKMLRITLKYHRNRPVIEEIRTCSRPGRRLYVNKTEIPRVFQGMGIAILSTSKGVLSSRRARKEGIGGELLCTVF; this is translated from the coding sequence ATGGGTATGACCGATCCCGTGGCCGACATGTTGACCAGGATCCGAAACGGGCAGCGAGTTCGCAAGGAGACGGTTGACGTCCCGGCCTCGAAGCTCAAGGAGATGGTTGCAAAGATCCTTCTCGAAGAAGGCTACATCGCCGAATGTGCCACGTTCGGAGAGGGGCCTGGCAAGATGTTGCGCATCACGCTCAAGTATCATCGCAACCGGCCCGTTATCGAAGAGATTCGTACCTGCAGCCGTCCCGGTCGCAGGCTGTACGTCAATAAAACCGAGATTCCCCGGGTTTTTCAGGGAATGGGTATCGCGATCCTTTCCACGAGCAAGGGGGTACTCTCCAGTCGGAGAGCCCGCAAGGAAGGTATTGGCGGCGAACTTCTGTGTACCGTTTTCTAG
- a CDS encoding 50S ribosomal protein L18: MAKAKLESRKFRAGRVRYKISQVRGDRMRLSIFRSARHIYAQVIDDEKGQTVVSASTLDSEIKGKLENGGNCEAAALIGRVIAEKALAANIKQVVFDRGGFLYHGRTRQLADAAREAGLEF; this comes from the coding sequence ATGGCCAAGGCAAAGTTGGAATCGCGTAAATTTCGGGCAGGGCGTGTTCGTTATAAGATTTCCCAGGTTCGTGGGGACCGCATGCGCCTGTCCATTTTCCGTAGTGCCAGGCACATCTATGCCCAAGTGATCGACGACGAAAAGGGCCAGACGGTGGTTTCCGCCTCGACCCTCGATAGCGAAATCAAGGGTAAGTTGGAGAATGGTGGAAATTGTGAAGCCGCTGCCCTGATCGGTCGGGTGATCGCTGAAAAAGCCCTTGCTGCCAACATCAAGCAAGTCGTCTTCGACAGAGGTGGCTTTCTCTATCATGGACGTACCAGGCAACTGGCGGATGCGGCCCGTGAAGCCGGCCTCGAATTTTAG
- the rpsM gene encoding 30S ribosomal protein S13 — MARIAGVNIPVNKRVEIALTYIYGIGRETAKTIAEKAGISSDTRVHQLSDGDIAKIRAIIDADHTVEGDLRRQVAMNVKRLMDLGSYRGLRHRKGLPTRGQRTHTNARTRKGPRKPIAGKKTAKKK; from the coding sequence GTGGCTCGTATTGCTGGGGTCAACATTCCGGTCAATAAGCGCGTTGAAATTGCTTTGACCTATATCTATGGCATCGGTCGGGAGACCGCGAAAACGATCGCGGAAAAAGCTGGCATCTCCTCCGATACCCGTGTGCATCAACTGTCGGACGGTGACATCGCCAAGATCCGCGCCATTATCGATGCGGATCACACGGTCGAAGGTGACCTGCGCCGCCAGGTGGCCATGAACGTCAAGAGATTGATGGATCTGGGCAGCTATCGCGGACTTCGGCATCGTAAAGGATTGCCGACTCGCGGACAGCGCACCCACACCAATGCTCGTACCCGTAAGGGACCGCGCAAGCCTATTGCCGGTAAGAAGACGGCCAAGAAGAAGTAA
- the rplX gene encoding 50S ribosomal protein L24 → MNNQFSTSLKKGDQVVVISGKDKGKRGSILRVVPDASSVVVEKVNMIKRHTKPRKDQSGGIVEREAPIHISNVMILDPASGKGSRIRKKFLDDGRKVRVAVKSGEVLDR, encoded by the coding sequence ATGAATAATCAATTTTCCACAAGCCTGAAAAAGGGCGACCAGGTAGTCGTCATCAGCGGCAAGGACAAGGGCAAGAGAGGAAGCATCCTTCGGGTGGTTCCGGACGCCTCGTCCGTCGTCGTCGAGAAAGTCAACATGATCAAACGGCATACCAAGCCGCGCAAGGATCAGAGTGGCGGGATTGTTGAAAGGGAGGCACCCATTCACATTTCCAATGTGATGATTCTGGACCCGGCGAGTGGTAAGGGAAGCCGTATCCGGAAGAAGTTCCTGGATGATGGGCGCAAGGTGCGTGTGGCCGTCAAGTCTGGGGAAGTATTGGACCGCTGA
- a CDS encoding DNA-directed RNA polymerase subunit alpha produces MYRNWTELIKPRKIDLSGEGNLRYQATLIAEPLERGFGTTLGNALRRVLLSSLQGAAVTSLRIEGVLHEFSTVPGVLEDVTEIILNVKGLAIKASGVGTRTIMLNVSEEGIVTAGRIECGHDVEILNPDHHIATINKGGKLRMHMTVNTGKGYMRGGRVREEDQPNTIGEIPIDASFNPVKRVAYRVENARVGQQTDYDKLIMDIETNGVVSPEDALALAAKILQDQLNPFINFDDVPLDEPKKDDSSPKWNPNLFRKVDELELSVRSANCLKNDEIVYIGDLVGKTEAEMLKTPNFGRKSLNEIKEVLEEMGLSLGMQLEGWPPANIEELARQFEEEHF; encoded by the coding sequence ATGTATAGAAACTGGACTGAGCTGATCAAACCTCGGAAAATCGACTTGAGTGGCGAGGGAAACCTTCGCTACCAAGCAACCTTGATCGCTGAACCCCTCGAACGGGGTTTTGGAACCACTCTCGGTAATGCGTTGCGTCGTGTGCTGCTCTCCTCCCTTCAAGGGGCGGCTGTCACCAGTCTGCGGATCGAAGGAGTGCTGCACGAGTTTTCCACCGTTCCGGGTGTGCTTGAGGACGTTACCGAGATTATCCTCAACGTCAAAGGTCTTGCCATCAAGGCCAGTGGCGTCGGCACCCGAACCATTATGCTGAACGTCTCGGAAGAGGGGATCGTCACCGCCGGCCGCATCGAATGCGGTCACGATGTCGAGATCCTCAATCCGGATCATCACATTGCCACGATCAACAAAGGTGGCAAGTTGCGTATGCACATGACCGTCAATACCGGAAAAGGGTACATGCGCGGCGGCCGGGTGCGTGAAGAAGATCAGCCGAACACGATCGGGGAAATCCCCATCGATGCCAGTTTCAACCCGGTGAAACGGGTGGCTTATCGGGTGGAAAATGCCCGCGTCGGGCAGCAAACCGACTACGATAAGCTCATCATGGATATTGAAACCAACGGGGTGGTTTCCCCCGAAGATGCGCTCGCTTTGGCGGCCAAGATTCTTCAGGATCAACTGAACCCCTTCATCAATTTCGATGATGTGCCGCTGGATGAACCTAAGAAGGACGATTCCTCTCCCAAGTGGAATCCCAACCTCTTCCGCAAGGTCGACGAGTTGGAATTGTCGGTGCGTTCGGCCAACTGTCTCAAGAATGACGAGATCGTCTATATCGGTGATCTGGTTGGCAAGACGGAAGCCGAAATGCTGAAAACCCCGAATTTCGGGCGGAAATCCTTGAATGAAATCAAGGAAGTCCTTGAGGAGATGGGCCTGAGTCTCGGCATGCAGCTTGAGGGATGGCCCCCTGCGAATATCGAAGAGCTGGCGCGTCAGTTCGAAGAAGAACACTTCTGA
- the rplO gene encoding 50S ribosomal protein L15, with the protein MRLNQLQPVPGSRQDPKRKGRGTGSGNGKTAGRGTKGQRARSGGFHKIGFEGGQMPMQRRLPKGGFKNHFRKEFSVLSLQDLEASDIAAGTEVTLELLKQKGLLRKGQFDGVKLLANGELTRAMVIHVDRCSVSAQAKVEAAGGRVVVPEVTFCGDA; encoded by the coding sequence ATGAGATTGAATCAGCTTCAACCCGTTCCTGGCAGCCGCCAGGATCCCAAGCGCAAAGGGCGCGGGACCGGTTCCGGCAACGGGAAGACTGCGGGTCGAGGCACCAAGGGCCAACGGGCGCGTTCCGGTGGTTTCCATAAGATCGGCTTCGAAGGTGGACAGATGCCAATGCAGCGGCGTTTGCCCAAAGGTGGCTTCAAGAACCATTTCCGTAAGGAGTTTTCCGTACTCTCACTACAGGATTTGGAAGCCTCCGATATCGCTGCCGGAACCGAGGTGACGCTGGAATTGCTCAAGCAGAAGGGTCTGTTGCGCAAGGGCCAGTTTGACGGGGTTAAGTTGCTGGCCAATGGGGAGCTGACGCGCGCCATGGTGATTCACGTCGACCGGTGTTCCGTGAGTGCCCAAGCCAAGGTCGAAGCTGCCGGTGGCCGTGTTGTCGTCCCCGAAGTAACTTTTTGTGGGGATGCGTAA
- the rplE gene encoding 50S ribosomal protein L5, whose protein sequence is MARLKETYRKEIVPSLMTEFGYRNIMQVPRLEKVVINMGVGKAATDKNALQGALDEITAISGQKAVVTLAKKSVAGFKIRKGQPVGCCVTLRRERMYEFMDRLINMALPRVRDFRGVPSSSFDGRGNYSLGVKEQIIFPEIDYDKVNMIRGMDIVIVTSAKSDQEAKALLRGFKMPFRN, encoded by the coding sequence ATGGCGCGGTTGAAAGAGACTTATCGGAAAGAGATCGTACCAAGCCTCATGACGGAATTCGGTTACCGCAATATCATGCAGGTACCCCGGCTTGAGAAGGTGGTCATCAACATGGGTGTGGGAAAGGCTGCTACCGACAAGAACGCCCTTCAGGGTGCGCTTGACGAGATAACCGCCATTTCCGGCCAGAAGGCCGTCGTCACCCTTGCCAAAAAGTCGGTTGCCGGCTTCAAGATCCGCAAAGGGCAGCCTGTCGGTTGCTGTGTTACCCTGCGCCGTGAGAGAATGTACGAGTTCATGGACCGCCTGATCAACATGGCGCTGCCAAGGGTTCGGGACTTTCGTGGTGTTCCCAGCAGCAGCTTTGACGGGCGCGGCAACTATTCTCTCGGAGTCAAAGAGCAGATCATCTTTCCGGAGATTGACTACGATAAGGTCAATATGATCCGTGGCATGGATATTGTCATCGTGACCTCGGCTAAATCCGACCAGGAGGCCAAGGCCCTGCTGCGTGGATTCAAGATGCCTTTCCGGAACTAG
- the rplF gene encoding 50S ribosomal protein L6, whose amino-acid sequence MSRIGKQPVPIPNGVVVGIENQTVTVKGKRGELVRTFPETVGITQDGGKLVVRPNGDIKEVKPDWGMARAMLSNMVVGVSDGFVKNLEIIGVGYRAAVQGNFLNLSLGFSHPVNYPIPPGITVTVDKNTLLKIEGYDKEILGRICAEIRAYRPPEPYKGKGIRYAGEYVIQKVGKKKKK is encoded by the coding sequence ATGTCGAGAATCGGAAAACAACCAGTACCAATCCCCAACGGGGTTGTGGTCGGGATTGAGAATCAGACCGTTACGGTCAAAGGTAAGCGAGGCGAGTTGGTTCGTACCTTTCCCGAGACTGTCGGAATCACTCAGGACGGCGGCAAGTTGGTGGTCCGTCCCAACGGTGACATCAAAGAGGTCAAGCCGGATTGGGGGATGGCCCGGGCGATGCTCTCGAACATGGTCGTCGGTGTCAGCGACGGCTTTGTGAAGAACCTTGAGATCATCGGTGTGGGTTATCGTGCCGCCGTGCAAGGCAACTTTCTCAACCTTTCCCTTGGGTTCTCTCATCCCGTGAACTATCCGATCCCGCCTGGGATCACGGTTACCGTGGATAAGAACACCCTGCTCAAGATCGAGGGGTACGACAAGGAGATCCTTGGACGTATCTGCGCCGAGATCCGGGCCTACCGTCCGCCAGAGCCGTACAAGGGCAAGGGTATCCGGTATGCGGGTGAGTATGTGATTCAGAAGGTCGGCAAAAAGAAGAAGAAGTAG
- the rpsK gene encoding 30S ribosomal protein S11, translating to MASSGKVQRVRKKEKKNVASGIAHIQATFNNTVITITDTHGNVISWGSAGAQGFKGSRKSTPFAAQMAAENAGKKAMEHGMRNLEVRLKGPGSGRESALRALATVGFNISLVQDVTPIPHNGCRPPKRRRV from the coding sequence ATGGCCAGTTCTGGCAAGGTTCAAAGGGTACGTAAGAAGGAAAAAAAGAATGTCGCCAGTGGCATCGCCCACATTCAGGCCACGTTCAACAATACCGTAATCACGATTACCGATACCCATGGGAACGTTATTTCCTGGGGTTCGGCGGGTGCTCAAGGGTTCAAGGGTTCCCGCAAGTCGACGCCATTCGCAGCCCAGATGGCTGCTGAAAACGCCGGGAAAAAGGCGATGGAACATGGCATGCGCAATCTGGAAGTTCGGCTCAAGGGGCCGGGTTCCGGGCGTGAATCGGCTTTGCGCGCTCTGGCTACCGTTGGGTTCAATATTTCTCTCGTGCAAGATGTGACCCCCATTCCACATAACGGATGTCGGCCTCCTAAAAGGCGTCGGGTCTGA
- the secY gene encoding preprotein translocase subunit SecY: protein MSGLANLGKIPELRNRILFTLGMLIVYRIGAHVPTPGIDPNALAAFFAQQQGTLLGMFNMFSGGALSRLTVFALGIMPYISSSIILQLMTAVFPTLEAIKKEGESGRRRINQYTRYGTVVLSIFQGFGIAYGLEQMHAGSMAVVVQPGWSFRIMTVITLTAGTAFIMWVGEQITSRGIGNGISLIIYAGIVANLPVALAQTLQLARTGDLQPLFVLFLLVMSVSVTAFIIFMERGQRRITVQYAKRQVSGRRMVGGEHTHLPLKVNTSGVIPPIFASSIILFPATIANFSPWEWLSSMATYLAPGQIPHMILYAMAIVFFCYFYTAVVFNPEETADNLRKYGGFVPGIRPGQKTAEHLDTILTRLTFIGAAYVAGVCLLPEILIANYNVPFYFGGTSMLIVVGVTMDTAAQIQSFLISRQYEGLLRRAKIRGR from the coding sequence ATGTCCGGCCTTGCCAATCTGGGCAAGATCCCCGAGTTGCGGAACCGGATACTCTTCACCCTTGGTATGTTGATCGTTTACCGGATCGGGGCTCATGTTCCCACTCCCGGTATCGACCCGAATGCCCTCGCTGCTTTTTTCGCCCAGCAGCAGGGCACGCTTCTGGGTATGTTCAACATGTTTTCGGGCGGGGCGTTGTCCCGATTGACGGTGTTCGCCCTGGGCATCATGCCCTACATCTCCTCGTCGATCATTTTGCAGTTGATGACAGCGGTCTTTCCGACCTTGGAAGCCATCAAAAAAGAGGGTGAGTCCGGTCGCCGGCGCATTAATCAGTATACGCGCTACGGCACGGTGGTTCTCTCGATCTTCCAGGGTTTCGGCATTGCTTACGGCTTGGAGCAGATGCATGCGGGCAGCATGGCGGTGGTCGTGCAGCCGGGGTGGTCATTCCGTATCATGACGGTGATCACTTTGACGGCGGGTACAGCTTTCATCATGTGGGTCGGGGAACAAATCACCTCACGCGGCATCGGTAATGGCATATCGCTGATCATTTATGCAGGGATTGTGGCCAACCTGCCCGTTGCCCTGGCGCAGACGTTGCAGTTGGCCCGGACCGGGGATTTGCAACCGCTGTTCGTCCTTTTCCTTCTGGTGATGTCCGTCTCCGTTACGGCGTTTATCATCTTTATGGAAAGAGGGCAGCGACGCATTACCGTTCAGTATGCCAAACGTCAGGTAAGCGGTCGGCGTATGGTTGGAGGGGAGCACACCCACCTTCCGTTGAAGGTGAATACGTCCGGTGTGATTCCTCCGATTTTTGCTAGCTCCATCATTCTGTTTCCTGCTACAATAGCCAACTTTTCGCCATGGGAGTGGTTGAGTTCCATGGCGACCTATCTGGCCCCTGGTCAGATACCGCATATGATCCTCTATGCGATGGCGATTGTGTTTTTCTGCTACTTCTATACGGCGGTGGTCTTCAACCCCGAAGAGACGGCAGACAACTTGCGCAAGTACGGCGGGTTCGTCCCGGGGATCCGTCCAGGGCAGAAAACGGCGGAACACCTGGACACGATTTTGACCCGGTTGACGTTTATCGGGGCGGCTTATGTAGCGGGTGTTTGTTTGCTCCCGGAGATACTGATCGCCAATTATAACGTGCCTTTCTACTTTGGTGGCACCTCCATGCTGATTGTGGTGGGTGTGACCATGGATACCGCAGCGCAGATTCAGTCGTTTCTGATTTCGCGGCAGTATGAAGGACTGTTGCGCAGGGCGAAGATTCGCGGGCGATAA
- the rplQ gene encoding 50S ribosomal protein L17 has translation MRHRESGRKLNRNGAQRKILFAQLLRSLVKYDRIEITLPRAKELRGEADRLVTLGKRGDLESRRAAFQILQDKDLVYRLFSVVAERSKARQGGYTRVLKTGFRYGDCAPMSIIEFVDREAAQ, from the coding sequence ATGAGACACCGTGAAAGCGGGCGGAAGCTGAATCGCAACGGCGCCCAGAGAAAAATCCTTTTTGCGCAGCTGCTTCGCAGCCTTGTCAAATATGATCGGATCGAAATCACGTTGCCGCGCGCCAAGGAGCTGCGCGGTGAGGCGGATCGTCTGGTTACCCTGGGCAAGCGTGGTGATCTTGAATCCCGTCGCGCGGCTTTCCAGATTTTGCAGGACAAGGATCTGGTCTATCGCCTCTTCTCCGTCGTTGCGGAGCGGAGCAAGGCGCGCCAAGGCGGCTACACCCGGGTTTTGAAAACCGGTTTTCGGTATGGCGATTGTGCGCCCATGTCGATCATCGAATTTGTGGATCGTGAAGCGGCTCAATAG
- the rplN gene encoding 50S ribosomal protein L14: protein MIQTETILDVADNSGAKKVQCVKVLGGSKRRYAGVGDVIVVAIKSALPRGKVKKGDVAKAVVVRTKKEVIRKDGSFIRFDTNAAVLITAAGEPVGTRIFGPVTRELRAKNYMKIVSLAPEVL, encoded by the coding sequence ATGATACAGACGGAAACCATTCTTGATGTCGCTGACAATTCTGGGGCAAAGAAGGTTCAGTGCGTCAAGGTACTGGGTGGGTCGAAAAGGCGCTACGCCGGTGTGGGTGATGTGATTGTCGTCGCCATCAAGTCTGCGCTGCCGCGTGGCAAGGTCAAGAAGGGGGATGTTGCCAAGGCGGTTGTGGTGCGGACCAAAAAAGAGGTCATTCGCAAGGATGGCAGCTTCATCCGGTTCGACACCAATGCAGCGGTGCTGATCACGGCTGCCGGCGAACCGGTTGGTACCCGTATTTTTGGGCCGGTCACCAGAGAGTTGCGGGCCAAGAATTACATGAAGATCGTTTCTCTGGCGCCCGAGGTTTTGTAG
- a CDS encoding type Z 30S ribosomal protein S14 produces MAKKSLIAKCKREPKFGVRKYNRCGRCSRPRGYLRKFGMCRICVRQLALRGEIPGVVKASW; encoded by the coding sequence ATGGCCAAGAAGTCGCTGATTGCTAAATGCAAAAGAGAGCCGAAATTCGGCGTCCGGAAATATAATCGCTGCGGTCGTTGCTCACGGCCGCGCGGTTATCTGCGCAAGTTTGGCATGTGCCGCATCTGCGTGCGCCAACTGGCGCTGCGCGGTGAGATTCCGGGTGTGGTGAAGGCATCGTGGTAG
- the rpmC gene encoding 50S ribosomal protein L29, translating to MKASELRSLNESQLADKLKGLYKEAFNLRFQAATSQLENTARVRDVRRDIARINTLLTEKRGNARDEVK from the coding sequence ATGAAGGCGTCTGAACTGAGAAGCTTGAATGAGTCCCAGCTTGCGGATAAGTTGAAAGGGCTCTATAAAGAGGCGTTCAATTTACGGTTTCAGGCGGCAACTTCCCAGTTGGAGAACACCGCCCGGGTTAGGGATGTGCGGCGCGACATTGCGCGGATCAACACGTTGCTGACTGAAAAGCGCGGGAACGCCCGCGACGAGGTGAAGTGA
- the rpsE gene encoding 30S ribosomal protein S5, which produces MSSSPRSIDWQNEELTEKLVVIKRTAKVVKGGSRFSFSAMVVVGNGRGMVGYGLGKAKEVPESIRKATDKAKKSMVEIPIKEGRTIYHEIIGHYGAGSVVLRPASEGTGIIAGGSMRPVFEALGVSDVLAKSTGTSNPHNLIKATFDALSRIRSPEEMAARRGITVEKLRA; this is translated from the coding sequence ATGTCAAGCAGCCCACGTTCGATAGATTGGCAGAACGAGGAACTCACCGAGAAGCTGGTGGTCATCAAAAGGACTGCCAAGGTGGTCAAGGGTGGCAGCCGGTTCAGTTTCTCCGCCATGGTTGTGGTCGGTAATGGCCGGGGCATGGTGGGGTATGGTCTCGGGAAGGCCAAGGAAGTTCCCGAGAGCATCCGGAAAGCTACCGACAAGGCCAAGAAGAGCATGGTGGAAATCCCCATCAAAGAGGGGCGGACCATCTATCATGAGATCATAGGACATTATGGCGCCGGGTCCGTTGTGCTTCGTCCGGCTTCGGAAGGTACCGGCATCATTGCCGGGGGTTCCATGCGTCCGGTTTTCGAGGCCCTCGGGGTGAGCGATGTTCTGGCCAAATCCACCGGAACCTCGAATCCGCACAATCTGATCAAGGCAACGTTTGATGCGCTTTCCCGGATTCGTTCACCCGAGGAGATGGCTGCGCGTCGTGGCATCACTGTTGAGAAGCTTCGAGCCTGA
- the rpsQ gene encoding 30S ribosomal protein S17 codes for MPKRVMQGTVVSDKMDKTVVVLVERRVRHPLYGKIVKRSKKYKAHDESNRCKVGDVVSIEESRPLSKDKTWAVVGSESGS; via the coding sequence ATGCCGAAGCGAGTGATGCAGGGAACTGTCGTTAGCGACAAGATGGATAAGACGGTTGTGGTTCTTGTTGAGCGTCGCGTTCGTCATCCTCTGTACGGCAAGATCGTCAAACGGTCGAAGAAGTACAAGGCCCATGACGAGAGCAATCGCTGCAAGGTCGGTGATGTGGTCTCCATTGAGGAGAGCCGTCCCCTGAGCAAAGATAAGACCTGGGCGGTTGTTGGCTCTGAAAGTGGTTCCTGA
- the rpmJ gene encoding 50S ribosomal protein L36, producing MKVRASIKTICRDCKIIKRRGTLRVICPKYPKHSQRQG from the coding sequence ATGAAAGTGCGTGCTTCGATAAAAACCATCTGTCGGGACTGTAAAATTATCAAACGGCGTGGGACCTTACGGGTGATCTGTCCCAAATACCCCAAGCACAGTCAACGCCAGGGTTGA
- the rpsC gene encoding 30S ribosomal protein S3 has product MGQKVHPIGFRLGITKTWDTRWYADKEYAATLLEDIKLRKWLKARLGHASISKIVIERPAKKARINIFSARPGIIIGKKGADIEKLKEDILKVANTDVQLNIVEVRKPEAEAQLVAESVAQQLERRVAFRRSMKRAVTSAIRLGALGIRVNCSGRLGGSEIARMEWYREGRVPLHTLRADIDFGFAEAKTTYGIIGVKVWVYKGEIMEKRAG; this is encoded by the coding sequence ATGGGGCAAAAGGTTCACCCGATAGGCTTTCGTCTTGGCATCACCAAAACGTGGGATACCCGTTGGTATGCGGACAAAGAGTATGCCGCCACGTTGCTTGAAGATATCAAGTTGCGTAAGTGGTTAAAGGCTCGACTTGGTCATGCCAGCATCTCCAAGATCGTAATCGAGCGTCCGGCCAAGAAGGCAAGGATCAATATCTTCTCCGCGCGTCCCGGCATCATCATCGGGAAAAAAGGCGCCGATATCGAGAAGCTGAAAGAAGATATTCTCAAGGTAGCGAACACCGACGTTCAGTTGAATATCGTCGAAGTTCGCAAGCCTGAAGCGGAAGCCCAGTTGGTTGCCGAAAGTGTGGCGCAACAGCTGGAGAGGCGGGTAGCTTTTCGTCGTTCCATGAAACGGGCGGTCACCTCAGCCATACGTCTGGGTGCGCTCGGGATTCGGGTGAATTGCTCGGGTCGTCTGGGTGGCAGCGAAATTGCCCGGATGGAATGGTACCGGGAAGGGCGGGTTCCCTTGCACACCTTGCGGGCCGATATCGATTTCGGTTTCGCCGAGGCCAAAACGACCTACGGTATCATCGGGGTCAAGGTCTGGGTGTACAAGGGTGAAATTATGGAGAAGAGAGCCGGGTAA
- the rplP gene encoding 50S ribosomal protein L16 → MLQPKKTKFRKAHKGRIHGLAYRGSDLSFGDFGLKAMAPGRLTARQIESARRAMTRKIKRGGRIWIRVFPDVPVSKKPPEVRQGKGKGNPEFWAARVKPGRILYEMDGVTAELASEAMTLAGAKLPIPTKFVSRTGGGD, encoded by the coding sequence TTGCTTCAACCGAAAAAGACCAAATTCAGAAAGGCCCACAAGGGTCGTATTCATGGACTCGCTTACCGTGGATCGGATCTGAGCTTCGGGGACTTTGGACTTAAGGCGATGGCACCCGGACGACTGACGGCACGTCAGATCGAATCCGCCCGTCGTGCCATGACCCGTAAGATCAAGAGAGGTGGACGCATCTGGATTCGGGTGTTCCCCGACGTTCCAGTCAGCAAAAAGCCACCGGAAGTCCGGCAAGGTAAAGGTAAGGGCAATCCCGAGTTCTGGGCTGCGCGGGTCAAGCCAGGGCGCATTCTGTACGAGATGGATGGCGTGACCGCCGAGCTGGCCAGTGAAGCCATGACGCTTGCCGGCGCCAAGCTGCCAATCCCAACCAAATTTGTGTCGCGGACTGGGGGAGGGGACTGA